The genomic stretch GGGACCGCTGGCCAACACCACCGAAGCCGATTTCCGGCAGTCTCTGGAGGTCAACGCTCTGGCGCCGCTGCGGCTCGTGCGCGCCGCCCTGCCGCACCTGCGCGGCGGCGGGCGCGTGGTCATCGTGTCGTCGCTGGGCGGCAAGGTGGCCGTGCCCCATCTGGCGCCGTATTCGGTCAGCAAGTTTGCCGCTGCGGGGCTGGGCCAGGCGCTGCGCGCCGAACTGGCCCGCGAGGGTGTGACCGTCACCACCGTGCTGCCGGGCCTGATGCGGACTGGCAGCCCCCGCAACGCTCCCATCAAGGGCCAGCAGGCGCGTGAGTACACCCTGTTTGCCACCCTGGACAACCTGCCGGGGCTGACTCTGGATGCCCATGAAGCGGCCCGCCGCATCGTCACGGCCCTGGTGCGCGGCGACGCCGAGGCCACCATTGGCGCCCCCGCCTGGCTGCTGAGCACCGCGCAGGCACTGGCGCCGCAACTGACCGCCGACCTGCTGGCGCTGGGCAGCCGCCTGCTGCCCGGCCCTGGCCGGACCACGCAGGCGGTGACTGGCCATGAGGTCGAAACCGCCCTGACCCGTGCCAATCCGCTGAAAAGTGCTGCCGAAGCCGAGTTCAACCAGAAACCAGCCGGACAGAATGGGGGAGAGGCTGAAGCTTAAGACACCTTGCGGCAACTCAAGCGCAGCCCTAAGGCCCCTGGCCACCGCCTTGACGCCGCTGTCATCTGGGCGAGCAGAGAGGACCTGAGCCTTGAGGCAGTGGTCACACAGTAAGGCAGACCGCACTCCTACCCGCCCGCGCTGGATTGACTGCTCCCACAGCTTTCAGGAGGTCACCATGAGTCAGGACGACACCCAGCCCACCCCTCCCGCCCTTTCCGATTCAGCTTCCGATACTCCGGACACCCACAGCACCGGGGCCCACATGCCCGCGCGCGAGCGTTCGGTGGTGGGCACGGTGGGTGTGGCCCTGATGGGCGCGGGCCTGCGCAGCGCCCGCCCCTTGCAAAAAATCGTGCTGGGTGGGGTGGGGGCTGGCCTGGTGGCCCTGGCGGCCACCGGACGTAACCCACTGGCGACAGCCCTGAAGATCCGTCAGAACAAAGAGGGCGAGGTGCTGGTCAGTGACGCTGTGACGGTCGGCAAACCCGCCGCCGAACTGTATGCCGTCTGGCGCGACCTGGCTGGCCTCCCCCGCCTGATGACCCATCTGGAGCGGGTAGAGGTGCTGGACGCTGGGCGCTCGCGCTGGACGGTGAAGGCTCCCACCGGCGAGGTGAGCTGGGAGGCCGACATCACCGCCGAC from Deinococcus betulae encodes the following:
- a CDS encoding SDR family NAD(P)-dependent oxidoreductase; translation: MRIPKRLLLAAAVGATLARRALTPPYDLSGKVTLVTGGSRGLGLALAQELLTRGARVTLMARTEADLHRAQASLNAPGRVSVVAGDVTQAADLDRAVAETVRAHGRLDVLINNAGIIQVGPLANTTEADFRQSLEVNALAPLRLVRAALPHLRGGGRVVIVSSLGGKVAVPHLAPYSVSKFAAAGLGQALRAELAREGVTVTTVLPGLMRTGSPRNAPIKGQQAREYTLFATLDNLPGLTLDAHEAARRIVTALVRGDAEATIGAPAWLLSTAQALAPQLTADLLALGSRLLPGPGRTTQAVTGHEVETALTRANPLKSAAEAEFNQKPAGQNGGEAEA
- a CDS encoding SRPBCC family protein, which codes for MSQDDTQPTPPALSDSASDTPDTHSTGAHMPARERSVVGTVGVALMGAGLRSARPLQKIVLGGVGAGLVALAATGRNPLATALKIRQNKEGEVLVSDAVTVGKPAAELYAVWRDLAGLPRLMTHLERVEVLDAGRSRWTVKAPTGEVSWEADITADEPGQRLAWASVEGAAVPNHGEVLFRAAPGHRGTEVVVRLTYRPPAGTAGAIVARLTGEEPAQQLRDDLMRFKREQELGFAPTTEGQSSGRAPQGGAA